The following proteins are co-located in the Campylobacter concisus genome:
- a CDS encoding aspartate-semialdehyde dehydrogenase yields MRKFNVAVVGATGAVGEELFRVMEEVDFPVGELLPLASAKSVGMEIEFKGKHYKVKELTEKVFNEHEIDIAFFSAGGSVSEKFAKFAADSGAVVIDNTSHFRMDKDIPLVVPECNPSDIAMWKNRGIIANPNCSTIQMVQILKPLNDAFSINRVDVSTYQAASGAGKEGMEELVVQMQKFFEFKLDECEPKVFAHRLALNVIPHIDVFLDNDYTKEEMKMVNETQKILHKDIEVSATCVRVPVLRSHSEAITIHFDKDVSADAAREILSKAPSVVVVDNPANKEYPMPIISSDTNETYVGRIRVDNYRPNVLHLWCSADQIRVGAATNAVRIAQKWIAMQE; encoded by the coding sequence ATGAGAAAATTTAACGTAGCGGTCGTTGGTGCTACTGGAGCGGTCGGCGAAGAGCTTTTTAGAGTTATGGAGGAGGTTGATTTCCCAGTTGGTGAGCTTTTGCCACTTGCAAGTGCAAAGAGCGTTGGCATGGAGATCGAATTTAAGGGCAAACACTATAAAGTAAAAGAGCTAACCGAGAAAGTTTTTAACGAGCACGAGATCGATATCGCATTTTTTAGTGCAGGCGGTTCAGTCTCAGAGAAATTTGCCAAATTTGCAGCTGATAGTGGCGCAGTAGTCATCGATAACACCAGCCATTTTAGGATGGATAAAGATATCCCTCTTGTTGTGCCAGAGTGCAATCCAAGTGACATTGCTATGTGGAAAAACCGCGGCATCATCGCAAATCCAAACTGCTCGACTATCCAAATGGTGCAAATTTTAAAACCGCTAAACGACGCTTTTAGTATCAATAGAGTCGATGTTTCTACATACCAAGCAGCAAGCGGTGCTGGCAAAGAGGGCATGGAAGAGCTTGTCGTTCAGATGCAAAAATTCTTTGAGTTTAAGCTTGATGAGTGCGAGCCAAAGGTATTTGCGCACCGCCTAGCACTAAATGTGATCCCTCACATCGACGTCTTTTTGGACAATGACTACACAAAAGAAGAGATGAAAATGGTCAATGAGACACAAAAAATTCTTCACAAAGATATAGAAGTTAGCGCTACCTGTGTGCGTGTGCCAGTGCTTAGAAGCCATTCTGAGGCGATCACTATCCACTTTGACAAAGACGTGAGCGCAGATGCAGCAAGAGAAATTTTAAGCAAAGCTCCAAGCGTCGTCGTAGTCGATAATCCAGCAAATAAAGAGTATCCGATGCCTATCATTTCAAGCGATACAAATGAGACTTACGTTGGCAGGATTAGAGTTGATAATTACAGACCTAATGTGCTTCACCTTTGGTGCAGCGCCGATCAGATCCGCGTAGGGGCTGCGACAAATGCTGTCAGGATCGCGCAAAAGTGGATCGCGATGCAAGAGTAA
- a CDS encoding sigma-54-dependent transcriptional regulator has translation MNIVIVEDDINMRKSLEIALGEYEELNIKSYKSAVEALKKLSDDTDLIITDINMPKMDGLEFIKELNGKFDVIIMTGNATLNKAIESVRLGVKDFLTKPFDVSTLYEAIKRVELLKQKTPKTIKKVETKSENNGFLATSKVLETTLNIALKAARTDASIMLSGESGVGKEVFAKFIHANSPRKDAAFIALNMAAIPENLIESELFGFEKGAFTDAATTKKGQFELANGGTLFLDEIGEMPINLQPKLLRALQEREITRLGATKSEKIDVRIICATNANLELAMKEGKFREDLFYRLNTIPLFIPPLRERKDEILPIAQDALDKCCKEYGFEAKNFSKAAKEELLGYDYPGNIRELISVVQRAAILSEGDEILPKDLFLQARSKK, from the coding sequence ATGAATATCGTCATAGTAGAAGATGACATCAATATGCGAAAGTCGCTTGAGATCGCACTTGGCGAGTATGAAGAGCTAAACATCAAGAGCTATAAAAGCGCAGTTGAGGCTCTAAAAAAGCTAAGCGACGACACTGATCTAATCATAACCGACATAAACATGCCAAAGATGGACGGACTTGAGTTCATTAAAGAACTAAATGGCAAATTTGACGTCATCATAATGACAGGAAACGCGACACTTAACAAGGCGATAGAAAGCGTTAGGCTCGGCGTAAAGGACTTTTTAACCAAGCCGTTTGACGTCTCAACGCTTTACGAGGCGATAAAAAGGGTCGAACTTCTTAAGCAAAAAACTCCAAAAACTATAAAAAAAGTAGAAACCAAAAGCGAAAATAACGGCTTTTTAGCCACTTCAAAGGTACTTGAAACTACGCTAAATATCGCGCTAAAAGCCGCAAGAACCGACGCTTCTATCATGCTTAGTGGCGAAAGCGGCGTTGGCAAGGAGGTTTTTGCTAAATTTATCCACGCAAACTCACCTAGAAAAGATGCTGCATTTATCGCTTTAAATATGGCTGCGATCCCTGAAAATTTGATAGAAAGCGAGCTTTTTGGCTTTGAAAAGGGCGCCTTTACTGACGCTGCGACTACCAAAAAAGGGCAGTTTGAGCTGGCAAATGGCGGAACGCTATTTTTAGATGAGATCGGCGAGATGCCTATAAATTTACAGCCAAAATTGCTTCGTGCCTTGCAGGAGCGCGAGATAACAAGACTTGGCGCTACAAAGAGCGAAAAGATAGACGTTCGCATCATCTGCGCTACAAATGCAAATTTAGAGCTTGCTATGAAAGAGGGCAAGTTTAGAGAGGATCTTTTCTACCGCCTAAACACGATCCCGCTTTTCATCCCGCCACTTCGCGAGCGTAAGGATGAAATTTTGCCTATCGCGCAGGATGCTTTGGACAAATGCTGCAAAGAGTATGGCTTTGAGGCTAAAAATTTCTCAAAAGCAGCCAAAGAGGAGCTTTTAGGCTACGACTACCCAGGCAACATAAGAGAGCTTATCTCAGTCGTGCAGCGTGCAGCGATACTAAGCGAGGGCGATGAAATTTTGCCAAAAGATCTATTTTTGCAAGCAAGAAGTAAAAAATAG
- a CDS encoding LPP20 family lipoprotein, protein MKVKILSFALMVAIFGGCSFNGFMGEPTSTSNRNVVIQKVDKDDLREVMKKEKMIYDSAPKETTFRATGEGIAPLNSLSYAQSVTLAKRAAMADAYSQLAGKLYGVKINAEDTVRDAMLNDSSITSKVQGLVKNARIVNENFKDGLYKVNMELKIDEDKWREVFSY, encoded by the coding sequence ATGAAGGTTAAAATTTTATCTTTTGCTTTGATGGTTGCTATTTTTGGCGGTTGCTCATTTAACGGCTTTATGGGTGAGCCTACTAGCACATCAAACCGCAACGTAGTTATCCAAAAGGTCGATAAAGACGATCTTAGAGAGGTGATGAAAAAAGAGAAGATGATATATGATAGCGCTCCAAAAGAGACCACTTTTAGAGCCACAGGCGAGGGCATAGCTCCGCTAAATTCGCTCTCATACGCTCAGTCGGTCACTCTTGCAAAAAGAGCGGCGATGGCGGATGCTTATTCTCAGCTTGCTGGTAAGCTTTATGGCGTAAAGATTAACGCTGAAGACACCGTAAGAGACGCGATGCTAAACGACTCATCTATCACTTCAAAGGTTCAAGGTCTTGTCAAAAATGCAAGGATCGTGAATGAAAATTTCAAAGACGGGCTTTATAAGGTAAATATGGAGCTTAAGATAGACGAAGATAAGTGGCGAGAAGTCTTTTCTTACTAA
- the gyrA gene encoding DNA gyrase subunit A — protein sequence MKDNLLELTQDIASVDIEDSIKNSYLDYSMSVIVGRALPDARDGLKPVHRRILYAMDNLGVGSRSAYMKSARIVGEVIGKYHPHGDTAVYDALVRMAQKFSMRYPVVDGQGNFGSIDGDSAAAMRYTEARMTMLTEELLKDIDKDTVDFVPNYDDREVEPDVLPSRVPNLLLNGSSGIAVGMATNIPPHSLDELIDGLLLLLENKEATLEEVMEFIKGPDFPTGGIIFGKKGIIEAYRTGRGRVKLRAKTHIEKKPNKDVIVIDELPYQTNKARLIEQIAELVKDKQIEGISEVRDESDKDGIRVVIELKRDAMSDIVLNNLFKSTTMESTFGVIMLAINNKEPKVFNLIELLKLFLNHRKTVIIRRTIFELEKARARAHILEGLKIALDNIDEVIELIRNSADTAVAREGLMSKFNLSELQANAILDMRLSKLTGLEREKLEAELAELMAEIARLDEILKSETLLENLIKEELLEIKNKFKVPRVTEIVDDYDDIDIEDLIPNENMVVTITHRGYIKRVPSKQYEKQKRGGKGKVAVTTYDDDFIESFFTSNTHDTLMFVTDRGQLYWLKVYKIPEGSRTAKGKAVVNLIQLQPDEKIKAIIPTTDFDESKSLAFFTKNGIVKRTNLSEFKNIRSVGVRAISLDENDELVTALIAQTYDDMPVTDPENELSVETEVLEVEELQNEIDEDNVNAEEDANSSDETMLFVVTKKGMCLKFKISKVRQMGRTARGVTGIKFKEPGDEVVGAAVIESNDQEILSISQKGIGKRTTADEYRLTNRGGKGVICMKLTSRTGDLVGVVMVDEEQDLMALTSSGKMIRVDMQSIRKAGRNTSGVIVVNVDGDDVVSIARCPKADDGEDEDEAPSEDMGLLE from the coding sequence ATGAAAGACAATCTACTTGAATTAACTCAAGATATCGCTTCAGTTGATATCGAAGATTCTATAAAAAATAGCTATCTTGACTACTCTATGAGCGTCATCGTCGGACGTGCTTTGCCTGACGCTAGAGACGGATTAAAGCCAGTTCATAGAAGAATTTTATACGCTATGGATAACCTCGGCGTTGGCAGCAGAAGTGCCTATATGAAGTCAGCTCGTATCGTCGGTGAAGTCATCGGTAAGTACCACCCACACGGCGACACAGCGGTTTATGACGCACTTGTTCGTATGGCTCAGAAATTTTCTATGCGCTATCCAGTCGTTGATGGACAAGGAAACTTTGGCTCAATTGACGGCGACAGCGCAGCTGCGATGCGTTATACCGAAGCTAGAATGACCATGCTTACTGAAGAGCTTTTAAAAGATATCGACAAAGATACGGTTGATTTTGTGCCAAACTACGACGATAGAGAGGTCGAGCCAGATGTTTTGCCTAGCCGTGTGCCAAATTTATTATTAAATGGCTCAAGTGGTATTGCGGTTGGTATGGCGACAAATATCCCACCACACAGCCTTGACGAGTTAATAGACGGTCTTTTGCTACTTCTTGAAAACAAAGAGGCGACACTTGAAGAGGTGATGGAATTTATAAAAGGTCCAGACTTCCCAACTGGCGGTATCATCTTTGGCAAAAAAGGCATCATAGAAGCCTACCGCACAGGTCGTGGCAGGGTCAAACTAAGAGCCAAAACTCACATAGAAAAAAAGCCAAACAAAGATGTCATAGTAATCGACGAGCTACCATATCAAACAAACAAAGCTAGGCTCATTGAGCAGATCGCTGAGCTTGTAAAAGATAAGCAGATAGAGGGCATCAGCGAGGTTAGAGATGAGTCTGATAAGGACGGCATCCGCGTAGTCATTGAGCTAAAACGCGACGCTATGAGCGACATCGTGCTAAATAATCTCTTTAAATCAACCACGATGGAGAGCACTTTTGGCGTTATTATGCTTGCTATTAATAACAAAGAGCCAAAGGTATTTAACCTTATCGAGCTACTTAAGCTATTTTTAAATCACAGAAAAACCGTTATCATTAGAAGGACGATATTTGAGCTTGAAAAAGCGCGCGCAAGAGCCCACATCTTAGAGGGTCTAAAGATCGCACTTGATAACATAGACGAGGTGATCGAGCTTATTAGAAATAGTGCTGATACGGCAGTTGCTAGAGAAGGCTTGATGAGTAAATTTAACCTCTCAGAGCTTCAAGCAAATGCTATCCTTGATATGCGTCTAAGCAAGCTTACAGGCCTAGAGAGAGAAAAACTAGAGGCCGAGCTAGCTGAGCTTATGGCTGAGATCGCAAGACTTGATGAAATTTTAAAGAGTGAGACATTGCTTGAAAATTTGATCAAAGAAGAGCTTTTAGAGATCAAAAATAAATTTAAAGTACCAAGAGTGACCGAGATCGTTGATGACTACGATGATATCGACATTGAAGATCTCATACCAAATGAAAATATGGTAGTAACCATAACTCACCGCGGTTACATCAAGCGTGTGCCAAGCAAGCAGTACGAGAAGCAAAAACGCGGCGGCAAGGGTAAAGTAGCGGTCACGACATACGACGATGACTTTATAGAGAGCTTCTTTACTTCAAATACCCACGATACGCTTATGTTTGTGACAGACCGCGGACAGCTCTACTGGCTAAAAGTCTATAAGATCCCAGAGGGAAGCCGCACAGCAAAAGGCAAAGCAGTTGTAAATTTGATTCAGTTGCAGCCTGATGAGAAGATCAAAGCGATCATCCCAACGACTGACTTTGACGAGAGTAAATCTCTAGCATTCTTCACTAAAAACGGCATCGTAAAACGCACAAATTTAAGTGAGTTTAAAAACATCCGCTCAGTTGGCGTAAGAGCGATAAGCCTCGATGAGAACGACGAGCTTGTAACTGCGCTCATCGCTCAGACATACGATGATATGCCGGTAACTGACCCTGAAAATGAGCTAAGCGTTGAGACAGAGGTACTTGAAGTTGAAGAGCTTCAAAACGAGATCGACGAAGATAATGTAAATGCCGAAGAGGACGCAAACTCAAGCGATGAGACAATGCTATTTGTCGTTACCAAAAAAGGTATGTGCCTTAAATTTAAGATCAGCAAGGTTCGCCAAATGGGAAGAACTGCACGCGGCGTAACTGGCATTAAATTTAAAGAGCCAGGCGATGAGGTCGTAGGCGCAGCAGTCATCGAAAGCAACGATCAAGAAATTTTAAGCATATCTCAAAAAGGTATCGGCAAGCGCACAACTGCTGATGAGTACCGCTTGACAAATCGCGGCGGCAAAGGCGTCATCTGCATGAAACTAACAAGCAGAACAGGTGATCTAGTAGGCGTTGTGATGGTTGATGAAGAGCAAGATCTTATGGCTCTAACATCAAGTGGTAAGATGATAAGAGTAGATATGCAAAGCATCCGCAAAGCAGGACGCAATACAAGCGGTGTGATCGTAGTAAATGTCGATGGCGATGATGTTGTAAGTATCGCAAGATGCCCTAAGGCAGATGATGGCGAGGACGAGGACGAAGCACCAAGCGAAGATATGGGGCTTTTGGAATAA
- a CDS encoding SseB family protein: protein MQEAMDKFLSDPSEKNEINLISALKKATFFAPVLLNQALAKPDGGVVYEEEGSNIKFILLEDEGEKLSYFPAFTSKEAMKLWRNDSEQESIEIGLKEYLAMLKESSYAGVVVDAFSYDFILKKEQIEKILD, encoded by the coding sequence ATGCAAGAAGCGATGGATAAATTTTTAAGTGATCCTAGCGAGAAAAATGAGATAAATTTGATATCGGCTTTAAAAAAGGCTACTTTTTTCGCTCCGGTGCTTTTAAACCAAGCACTTGCAAAACCTGATGGCGGCGTAGTTTATGAGGAGGAGGGCTCAAATATCAAATTTATCCTACTTGAAGATGAGGGCGAGAAGCTTAGCTATTTTCCAGCATTTACTAGCAAAGAGGCGATGAAGCTTTGGCGAAACGATAGCGAGCAAGAGAGCATAGAGATAGGGCTAAAAGAGTATCTTGCGATGCTAAAAGAGAGCAGTTATGCTGGAGTCGTGGTTGATGCTTTTAGCTATGATTTTATTCTTAAAAAAGAGCAGATAGAAAAAATTTTAGACTAA
- the gmhA gene encoding D-sedoheptulose 7-phosphate isomerase, translated as MLKTMIKNELEAHQKIFSEHVNLLGSLECACQMVADTLKNGKKVLICGNGGSAADAQHFAAELTGRYKSERQPLPGIALTTDTSALTAIGNDYGFDYVFSRQFEALAQSGDLLVAISTSGNSKNVLEAIKSAKKMGVSVLGLSGKGGGAMNEDCDLNLVVSSSDTARIQESHIFFIHTICQAVDETFRS; from the coding sequence ATGCTAAAAACAATGATAAAAAATGAGCTCGAGGCTCACCAAAAGATCTTTAGCGAGCATGTAAATTTGCTAGGTAGCCTAGAGTGTGCTTGCCAGATGGTAGCTGATACGCTAAAAAATGGCAAAAAGGTGCTAATATGTGGCAACGGCGGCTCTGCAGCGGACGCTCAACACTTTGCAGCCGAGCTAACTGGCAGATATAAAAGCGAGCGCCAGCCACTACCTGGCATCGCGTTAACTACTGACACTTCGGCACTTACGGCCATTGGCAATGACTACGGCTTTGACTATGTATTTTCACGTCAGTTTGAGGCTTTAGCGCAGTCTGGCGACTTACTCGTGGCGATCTCAACGAGTGGCAACAGCAAAAACGTCCTTGAAGCTATAAAAAGTGCTAAGAAAATGGGCGTATCGGTACTTGGGCTTAGCGGCAAAGGAGGTGGCGCTATGAATGAGGATTGTGATCTAAATTTAGTCGTTAGCTCAAGCGATACTGCGAGGATACAAGAGTCGCACATATTTTTCATTCACACGATATGTCAGGCTGTAGATGAGACTTTTAGGAGCTAA
- the rfaE1 gene encoding D-glycero-beta-D-manno-heptose-7-phosphate kinase yields MAKRVKILVVGDLMLDHYIWGSCERISPEAPVQVVKINNETYTLGGAGNVVRNLLSLGANVSVASVLGDDEAGKKIKERLAELNVKDELILTEKGRESSIKSRIMASHQQVVRIDKESVVKINLEDELVLKVKENLANFKAVLLSDYGKGVLSEKVCQEIINECVRLNIPVLIDPKGSDYSKYKNATLLTPNKKEASEATNLKIKDKAELEKAIKQLKDELNLTYSLITISEEGIALYDDKLHIFAAKAKEVFDVTGAGDTVLATLGYMLANGADIKEAIKIANLAAAVVVAKIGSATASFSEIEQLLNSSFGANFEHKLKSVEELEEILSQKDKKKVVFTNGCFDILHAGHVKYLARARELGDLLVVGLNSDASVKRLKGKARPINSQDDRACVLSGLGFVDYVVIFDEDTPLNLITKIKPDVLVKGADYKDKEVVGSEIVKEVRLIDFVEGKSTTGIIKRIKDAKNNDKK; encoded by the coding sequence ATGGCTAAGAGAGTTAAAATTTTAGTCGTCGGTGATCTTATGCTAGACCACTATATCTGGGGTAGTTGCGAGCGCATCTCGCCTGAAGCGCCAGTGCAGGTTGTTAAGATAAATAACGAAACATATACGCTTGGTGGCGCTGGCAATGTGGTGAGAAATTTACTATCTCTTGGCGCAAACGTGAGCGTGGCTAGCGTCTTAGGAGATGATGAGGCTGGTAAAAAGATAAAAGAGAGACTTGCTGAGCTAAATGTAAAAGATGAGCTGATACTTACTGAAAAAGGGCGTGAAAGCTCGATAAAAAGCCGTATCATGGCATCTCACCAACAAGTTGTCAGGATAGATAAAGAGAGCGTTGTCAAGATAAATTTAGAAGATGAGCTTGTCTTAAAAGTAAAAGAAAACCTTGCAAATTTTAAGGCCGTCTTGCTAAGTGACTATGGCAAAGGCGTGCTTAGCGAAAAGGTCTGCCAAGAGATCATAAACGAGTGCGTGAGGCTAAATATCCCAGTGCTAATAGACCCAAAAGGCAGCGACTACTCAAAATACAAAAATGCAACCCTTCTAACGCCAAATAAAAAAGAGGCGAGCGAGGCTACAAATTTAAAGATAAAAGACAAGGCTGAGCTTGAAAAGGCGATAAAACAGCTAAAAGACGAGCTAAATTTGACCTATTCGCTCATTACGATATCAGAAGAGGGCATCGCGCTATATGACGACAAGCTACACATCTTTGCGGCAAAAGCAAAAGAGGTCTTTGACGTCACTGGCGCTGGAGATACGGTGCTTGCCACACTTGGCTACATGCTAGCAAACGGAGCTGATATAAAAGAGGCGATAAAGATAGCAAACCTTGCTGCGGCTGTTGTCGTGGCAAAGATAGGTAGCGCAACGGCTAGCTTTAGTGAGATCGAGCAGCTGCTAAATAGCTCATTTGGAGCAAATTTCGAGCACAAGCTTAAAAGCGTTGAGGAACTAGAAGAGATTTTGAGCCAAAAGGACAAAAAAAAGGTCGTTTTCACAAATGGCTGCTTTGATATCTTGCACGCCGGGCACGTAAAATACCTAGCGCGCGCAAGAGAGCTTGGCGATCTTTTGGTTGTTGGCCTAAACTCGGACGCTTCAGTTAAGAGGCTAAAAGGGAAGGCTAGGCCTATAAATTCGCAAGATGATAGAGCCTGCGTGCTAAGTGGGCTTGGATTTGTCGATTATGTCGTCATTTTTGATGAGGATACGCCATTAAATTTGATAACAAAGATAAAGCCGGACGTGCTTGTAAAAGGGGCTGATTATAAAGATAAAGAGGTCGTTGGTAGCGAGATCGTAAAAGAGGTCAGGCTGATTGACTTTGTCGAGGGCAAAAGCACAACAGGGATAATAAAAAGGATAAAAGATGCTAAAAACAATGATAAAAAATGA